From the Plectropomus leopardus isolate mb unplaced genomic scaffold, YSFRI_Pleo_2.0 unplaced_scaffold50818, whole genome shotgun sequence genome, one window contains:
- the LOC121939568 gene encoding estrogen-related receptor gamma-like: protein FSGLSLVDQMSLLQSGWMEALLVGVAWRSQAVAGEELVFAGNLRLDEAQCRAAGLADLYEALRHLTAKYQAMKLSPEEAVTLKAMALANS from the coding sequence GTTTCTCTGGGCTCTCATTGGTCGACCAGATGTCGCTGCTGCAGAGCGGTTGGATGGAGGCGCTGCTGGTGGGCGTGGCCTGGCGCTCGCAGGCCGTGGCGGGGGAGGAGCTCGTGTTCGCCGGGAATCTGCGATTGGACGAGGCTCAGTGTCGAGCCGCGGGATTGGCTGACCTGTACGAGGCGCTGCGACACCTGACGGCGAAATACCAAGCGATGAAGCTGAGCCCCGAGGAGGCGGTGACGCTGAAGGCCATGGCGCTCGCTAACTccg